From Pseudoalteromonas viridis, the proteins below share one genomic window:
- a CDS encoding DUF2007 domain-containing protein, which translates to MSNAMLEWTCVYRTDNPLEAHIVLGLLAQARLKTHVEGEALAAALGEMPFSQNTIKIFVCAIKVPEAEEILVNYQQTNLSEDWQCHSCAEHNGSGFQYCWHCGKSYDKGQ; encoded by the coding sequence ATGAGTAATGCAATGCTTGAGTGGACGTGTGTATATCGTACGGATAACCCATTAGAAGCCCATATTGTGCTTGGGCTACTGGCCCAGGCACGGCTGAAAACACACGTAGAAGGAGAGGCACTGGCAGCGGCGTTGGGGGAGATGCCCTTCAGTCAAAACACAATAAAAATATTTGTCTGTGCGATAAAAGTACCCGAGGCAGAAGAAATCTTGGTAAACTATCAACAAACTAATTTATCGGAAGACTGGCAGTGTCACAGCTGCGCTGAGCACAATGGCTCGGGGTTTCAATATTGCTGGCACTGTGGAAAAAGCTATGACAAAGGCCAATAA
- the tsaD gene encoding tRNA (adenosine(37)-N6)-threonylcarbamoyltransferase complex transferase subunit TsaD, whose protein sequence is MRILGIESSCDETGIAIYDDEQGLLAHQLYSQVKVHADYGGVVPELASRDHVRKTIPLIEAAFKQAGCGPESLDGIAYTAGPGLVGALLVGTSIGRSLAFGWNIPAVAVHHMEGHLLAPMLEEEMPEFPFVALLVSGGHTMMVKVAGIGEYEVLGESVDDAAGEAFDKTAKLLGLDYPGGPMLAKLATKGEAGRFVFPRPMTDRPGLDFSFSGLKTAAANTIKSAGDDEQTKADIAHAFQTAVVDTLAIKCKRALKETGINRLIIAGGVSANTELRTKLERMMQGMKGKVYYPRTEFCTDNGAMIAYAGMQRLKAGQTAELSMKTQPRWPLDSLPPL, encoded by the coding sequence TTGCGAATTTTAGGTATCGAATCATCTTGTGATGAGACGGGGATCGCCATCTATGACGATGAGCAGGGATTGCTGGCACACCAGTTATATAGCCAGGTTAAAGTCCATGCTGATTATGGCGGCGTAGTACCAGAGCTGGCTTCGAGAGATCATGTTCGCAAAACCATTCCTCTTATTGAGGCCGCCTTCAAACAAGCCGGATGTGGACCAGAGTCGCTGGATGGCATTGCCTATACAGCGGGACCGGGTTTGGTCGGCGCCTTGCTGGTCGGGACTTCTATTGGCCGTTCACTGGCCTTTGGCTGGAACATTCCTGCCGTGGCTGTGCACCATATGGAAGGACATTTACTGGCACCGATGCTGGAAGAAGAGATGCCTGAGTTCCCATTCGTTGCCTTATTGGTATCAGGCGGTCACACCATGATGGTAAAGGTCGCTGGTATCGGTGAGTACGAAGTACTGGGTGAATCGGTGGATGATGCTGCCGGTGAGGCCTTTGACAAGACGGCCAAGTTATTGGGGCTCGATTACCCGGGTGGCCCTATGCTGGCCAAGTTGGCAACCAAAGGGGAAGCCGGTCGTTTTGTATTCCCAAGACCCATGACAGATCGTCCCGGACTGGATTTTAGCTTTAGTGGCCTGAAAACCGCGGCGGCCAATACCATCAAGTCGGCCGGTGATGACGAACAAACGAAAGCGGATATTGCCCACGCCTTTCAGACGGCGGTTGTGGATACGCTGGCGATTAAATGCAAGCGGGCTCTAAAAGAGACGGGCATTAATCGTTTGATCATTGCCGGTGGGGTCAGTGCAAATACTGAACTTCGCACTAAGCTGGAGCGCATGATGCAGGGCATGAAAGGCAAAGTGTATTATCCGCGCACAGAATTCTGCACCGATAATGGCGCGATGATCGCCTATGCGGGTATGCAGCGCCTCAAGGCTGGTCAAACGGCAGAATTGAGTATGAAAACACAACCACGCTGGCCGCTGGACAGCTTACCCCCGCTATAA
- a CDS encoding YjaG family protein produces MTKANNFQRIRELNYLQKAVLAAAILERMLPNYGLFSEATGFGDETTLRSALNVCWEKVLLPKSKISLEKQIEKIEPNVPELKDFDMFGTYAAIDVATALLGFIQGVMSKDESEFVNVAKISQATVARYIEFLLEAEGTEPDNQHVREHPLMQYEIDVLSELIDCVAEMPRIDNQSVKTLKALALSDGQTNIGLAIEA; encoded by the coding sequence ATGACAAAGGCCAATAACTTTCAACGCATCAGAGAACTCAATTATTTACAAAAAGCGGTGCTTGCGGCTGCAATATTAGAGCGTATGCTGCCAAATTATGGTTTATTCAGTGAAGCCACCGGATTTGGTGATGAGACAACCCTGCGCAGTGCGCTGAATGTGTGCTGGGAAAAAGTGTTGCTGCCAAAAAGTAAAATCAGCCTGGAAAAACAAATTGAAAAAATAGAGCCCAATGTTCCCGAGCTGAAAGACTTCGACATGTTTGGCACCTATGCCGCAATTGATGTAGCAACCGCGTTGCTTGGTTTTATTCAGGGCGTCATGAGTAAAGATGAAAGTGAGTTTGTCAATGTCGCCAAAATATCTCAGGCAACCGTGGCCAGATACATAGAGTTCCTGCTTGAAGCAGAAGGTACTGAGCCCGACAATCAACACGTCAGAGAGCATCCGTTGATGCAATACGAGATTGACGTGCTTAGTGAGCTTATTGATTGTGTCGCTGAGATGCCGAGGATTGACAATCAATCGGTTAAGACCCTTAAGGCGCTGGCACTGAGCGACGGCCAGACCAACATAGGTCTGGCAATCGAAGCCTGA
- a CDS encoding LysR family transcriptional regulator, whose translation MRFEQLEQFVALGNLRHFRQAAEQTNISTSALTRSIQTLEDEIGCELVKRSTRSVKLTEQGELFLNYCKSTLSELDITRNTIKQSLFGRDQQRVVVGYTAQASSIVPTSCGQFLADFPNVKVEMQLLSEHDLLRKLQLGEIDISVYLESATSLVSDIHLPDQLILFVAKRHPLATQDSIRRSELAQYPMYGCFSQSKQVQNMLNEAVEGLNKSTNVKIGNISQVIDGLKSSQSFAIASIEHSKVIAQDPDLLLLKTNKDASHEQIVVQTSHQLGSGSHVSNLLSLIEQTAQKNAVATAVNS comes from the coding sequence ATGAGATTTGAACAACTCGAGCAATTCGTTGCTTTAGGCAATTTACGCCACTTTAGGCAAGCCGCAGAACAAACCAATATCAGTACTTCCGCACTCACCAGAAGCATTCAGACACTGGAAGATGAGATTGGCTGTGAACTTGTCAAACGATCGACCCGCTCCGTCAAACTGACCGAACAAGGTGAACTTTTTCTCAATTATTGTAAGTCGACCTTATCGGAATTAGACATAACCAGAAACACTATCAAACAAAGCTTGTTTGGTCGTGATCAACAACGCGTTGTTGTTGGTTACACAGCTCAAGCCAGTAGCATAGTGCCAACGTCATGTGGACAGTTTTTGGCGGATTTCCCCAACGTCAAAGTTGAAATGCAACTTTTGAGTGAGCACGATCTGCTTCGCAAGCTCCAGCTTGGCGAAATAGACATCAGTGTTTATCTTGAATCTGCAACCAGCTTAGTGAGTGATATCCACCTGCCCGACCAGCTGATCCTATTTGTTGCCAAACGCCATCCACTGGCAACACAAGACAGTATTCGCCGCAGTGAGCTTGCTCAGTATCCTATGTACGGCTGTTTCTCTCAGTCTAAACAGGTACAGAACATGCTGAATGAGGCGGTTGAAGGGCTCAATAAGTCAACCAATGTCAAGATTGGTAATATCAGCCAGGTTATTGACGGACTGAAGAGCAGCCAGAGCTTTGCAATAGCAAGCATTGAGCACTCTAAAGTCATCGCACAAGACCCTGATCTGCTATTACTGAAGACTAACAAGGATGCGAGTCATGAACAGATTGTCGTGCAAACCAGCCACCAGCTAGGTAGCGGTTCTCACGTCAGTAATTTATTGTCATTAATTGAACAAACAGCGCAGAAAAATGCCGTTGCTACAGCGGTAAACAGTTAA
- a CDS encoding DUF3369 domain-containing protein, whose product MSSFLFSNEPLKDEEHITVDNACWDILVVDDEEDIHQVTKLVLSDFRFEQKPLRFHHAYSAKQAMDILNSEDSISVGLIDVVMESNHAGLDLIKFIRNDMANHDIRLILRTGQPGEAPEESVIRDYDINDYKNKTELTAVKLKTLLYSALRSHRDIQTIERHKQGLERIIDASSSFLKCNNVQDFASTILSHVADVMGLSDSDIYCAAAVNKQNGAGAEFQLLAASGAGVAPEQTALPDKVKSRFIETHNRKTSSKSDHEYVGYFTSQAGLETMLYVSKKGLLQPTDCQLLAFFANNIALAYDNLNLRETVKESQKELSYILGEAVEKRSKETGSHVKRVAHYSLLLAKLVGLNDYRAEIIKLASPLHDIGKISIPDVILNKPGKLNDDEWAIMKTHAQQGYEILKNSTNDILQCGAIIAHQHHEKWDGSGYPQGLKGEQIDIAGRITALADVFDALGSVRCYKPVWTLEEILTEIKRQRGQQFDPKLVDLFVENLEQFVAIRDQYPD is encoded by the coding sequence GTGAGCAGTTTTCTCTTTTCAAATGAGCCACTTAAGGATGAAGAGCATATTACTGTCGATAATGCCTGCTGGGATATCCTGGTGGTCGATGATGAAGAAGACATCCATCAGGTGACCAAGTTGGTATTGTCAGATTTTCGGTTTGAGCAAAAGCCATTGCGTTTTCATCATGCCTACTCGGCAAAACAGGCCATGGACATCCTCAACTCTGAAGACTCCATTTCAGTGGGTTTAATTGATGTGGTAATGGAAAGTAACCATGCCGGGCTGGATCTGATTAAGTTCATTCGCAACGACATGGCCAACCATGATATTCGCCTTATCTTGCGCACCGGACAACCAGGAGAAGCACCTGAAGAGTCAGTCATTCGTGATTACGACATCAATGACTACAAAAACAAAACTGAGCTCACTGCGGTGAAATTAAAGACCTTACTATACTCGGCACTGCGCTCTCACCGCGACATCCAAACCATTGAACGGCACAAACAAGGGCTCGAACGCATTATTGATGCGTCTTCCAGCTTTTTGAAATGTAATAATGTCCAGGACTTTGCCTCCACCATCTTATCCCATGTTGCGGATGTGATGGGGCTCAGTGATTCCGATATCTACTGTGCGGCCGCCGTCAATAAACAAAATGGCGCGGGGGCCGAATTTCAGCTGCTTGCGGCCTCTGGTGCTGGCGTAGCGCCGGAACAAACCGCCTTACCAGACAAAGTGAAAAGTCGTTTTATAGAAACCCATAACCGCAAAACCTCTAGTAAGTCTGATCATGAGTATGTTGGTTATTTTACCAGTCAGGCTGGTTTAGAGACCATGCTCTATGTCAGTAAGAAAGGCCTGTTGCAACCGACAGATTGCCAGTTACTGGCCTTTTTCGCCAATAATATTGCACTGGCATACGATAATCTGAACCTCAGAGAAACCGTCAAAGAGTCACAAAAAGAGCTGTCTTATATCCTCGGTGAAGCGGTAGAAAAACGTTCTAAGGAAACCGGCTCTCATGTCAAGCGGGTGGCGCATTACAGTTTATTACTGGCTAAATTGGTCGGATTAAACGATTATAGGGCAGAAATTATAAAACTTGCTTCACCTTTGCACGACATTGGCAAGATTAGCATCCCGGATGTCATTCTCAATAAACCCGGAAAACTGAATGACGATGAATGGGCAATAATGAAGACTCATGCCCAACAGGGCTATGAAATACTAAAAAACTCAACAAATGACATTTTGCAATGCGGCGCAATCATCGCACATCAGCATCATGAAAAGTGGGATGGCAGCGGTTATCCGCAAGGCCTGAAAGGTGAACAAATAGACATAGCCGGAAGAATTACGGCGCTGGCGGATGTGTTCGATGCACTCGGTAGTGTTCGCTGTTACAAGCCGGTTTGGACACTTGAAGAAATTCTAACAGAGATAAAACGCCAGCGTGGTCAACAATTTGATCCCAAACTGGTTGATCTGTTTGTAGAAAATCTGGAACAATTCGTCGCAATACGTGATCAGTACCCAGATTAG
- the gmhB gene encoding D-glycero-beta-D-manno-heptose 1,7-bisphosphate 7-phosphatase — protein sequence MTHKAVFLDRDGVINQDHAYVHKIEDFEFIDGVFEACQQFQAQGYKLVVVTNQSGIGRGYYDEAQFAELTDWMCEQFLARGVSIAGVYYCPHHPKKAQPQYLRECECRKPNPGMLLQAIEEHDIDPTRSVMVGDKGSDMEAAQAAGVRTKILVESGQTFSEEVRASADYVCGTLRQVLDVPPFIS from the coding sequence ATGACGCACAAAGCCGTATTTCTGGACCGGGACGGAGTGATCAATCAGGATCATGCCTACGTGCATAAAATCGAGGACTTTGAGTTTATTGATGGGGTGTTTGAGGCATGTCAGCAATTTCAGGCTCAGGGTTATAAACTCGTAGTGGTCACCAACCAGTCAGGCATTGGCCGGGGCTATTATGATGAAGCTCAGTTTGCAGAGCTTACGGACTGGATGTGCGAGCAGTTTCTGGCCCGGGGCGTGTCAATTGCAGGCGTGTATTATTGTCCTCATCATCCGAAAAAAGCACAGCCACAGTACCTGCGTGAGTGTGAATGCCGCAAACCGAATCCCGGTATGCTGTTACAGGCTATCGAAGAGCATGACATCGACCCGACACGCAGCGTGATGGTCGGCGATAAAGGTTCGGATATGGAGGCTGCACAGGCTGCAGGTGTGCGCACCAAGATTTTGGTTGAATCGGGTCAGACATTCAGCGAGGAAGTACGCGCGTCTGCCGACTATGTGTGTGGAACATTGCGTCAGGTACTTGATGTGCCTCCGTTTATCTCATAA
- the glpG gene encoding rhomboid family intramembrane serine protease GlpG, which produces MKCLGSFDNPRAVQGVADYLKTRHIACRVTSEDGQLTSLWVDEQHWSQANEIWQEFIADPYHEKYLAASWQLSPKESPLVYQGAKLNLWQRFTALSWMLKAVFIVSVGIFLSFFVYGVETVFAVFQFEPQTPWRWITPAFLHFGLLHLVFNLSWWLYLGHLIEHRLGSWVVWVIFAAGALLSNWMQYLLADANFGGLSGVVYALLGFCWIHSAKHPQSPPLISAPIVGFMLIWMVLGFTDVLFVNMANWAHLFGLLAGMGVAVLLPVRRSRQG; this is translated from the coding sequence ATGAAATGTCTAGGCTCCTTTGATAACCCTCGCGCGGTTCAGGGAGTCGCAGACTATCTGAAAACCCGTCATATTGCATGTCGCGTTACCAGCGAGGACGGACAATTGACTTCGCTGTGGGTTGATGAACAGCACTGGTCTCAGGCTAATGAGATCTGGCAGGAGTTTATCGCCGACCCTTATCACGAAAAGTACCTTGCGGCATCCTGGCAACTGTCACCCAAAGAGTCACCACTGGTCTATCAAGGTGCCAAATTGAACTTGTGGCAACGCTTCACAGCGCTGAGCTGGATGCTCAAAGCGGTGTTTATTGTCTCTGTGGGGATTTTTTTAAGCTTTTTTGTCTATGGGGTTGAGACCGTCTTTGCCGTATTTCAGTTTGAACCACAAACCCCCTGGCGTTGGATAACACCTGCTTTTTTACACTTTGGATTACTGCACCTGGTATTTAACCTGTCGTGGTGGTTGTATCTGGGTCACCTGATAGAGCATCGCCTGGGCAGCTGGGTCGTTTGGGTAATCTTTGCAGCCGGAGCATTGCTGAGTAACTGGATGCAGTACTTGTTAGCCGATGCAAACTTCGGTGGTCTCAGTGGCGTGGTCTACGCTTTGCTCGGCTTCTGCTGGATCCACTCAGCAAAGCATCCACAGTCGCCACCTTTGATTAGCGCCCCGATTGTGGGCTTTATGCTGATCTGGATGGTACTGGGGTTCACAGACGTATTGTTTGTCAATATGGCAAACTGGGCACACTTATTTGGCTTACTGGCAGGAATGGGCGTTGCCGTGCTATTGCCTGTGCGTCGCAGCAGGCAGGGTTAA
- the glpE gene encoding thiosulfate sulfurtransferase GlpE: protein MSFKHISVAQTKEMLAQSDLVIADIRDANSFAQGHIPGAEHLSNDNLGHFLQEKEFEQPIIVVCYHGVSSQGAANYLAEQGFEDVYSMDGGFTQWAQELPDNVAK, encoded by the coding sequence ATGAGTTTTAAACATATTTCAGTGGCCCAAACCAAAGAAATGTTGGCGCAATCTGATCTGGTTATCGCCGATATCCGTGATGCGAATTCGTTTGCGCAAGGGCACATTCCCGGTGCAGAGCATTTGTCGAATGATAACCTGGGACACTTCTTACAAGAAAAAGAGTTTGAGCAGCCGATTATTGTGGTGTGTTATCACGGTGTCAGCTCGCAAGGTGCCGCTAATTATCTGGCAGAGCAGGGGTTTGAAGATGTGTACAGCATGGACGGCGGTTTTACACAGTGGGCGCAAGAGCTTCCGGATAACGTAGCAAAATGA
- the tdh gene encoding L-threonine 3-dehydrogenase, with amino-acid sequence MKALSKLKAEEGIWMTDAPKPEVGHNDLLIKIRKTAICGTDVHIYKWDEWAQNTIPTPMVVGHEYVGEVVDMGQEVRGFAIGDRVSGEGHITCGHCRNCRAGRVHLCRNTIGVGVNREGSFAEYLVIPAYNAFKIPDNISDELASIFDPFGNAVHTALSFDLVGEDVLITGAGPIGIMAAAVAKHVGARHVVITDVNEYRLDLARKMGATRAVNVAEEKLEDVMKELGMTEGFDIGLEMSGVPVAFNSMLNNMNHGGKIAMLGIPPSDMAVDWNQVIFKGLVIKGIYGREMFETWYKMASLIQSGLNLEPIITHQFHIDEFQQGFDTMISGQSGKVILNWD; translated from the coding sequence ATGAAAGCACTATCCAAGTTAAAAGCAGAAGAAGGGATTTGGATGACGGATGCGCCCAAACCGGAAGTTGGGCACAACGATCTGCTGATCAAGATCCGTAAAACCGCCATTTGTGGCACGGACGTACACATTTATAAATGGGACGAGTGGGCACAAAATACCATTCCAACGCCTATGGTCGTTGGGCACGAATACGTAGGTGAAGTTGTAGACATGGGCCAGGAAGTACGTGGCTTTGCAATTGGTGACCGCGTATCTGGTGAAGGCCACATTACCTGTGGGCATTGCCGTAACTGTCGTGCCGGCCGTGTACACCTGTGCCGTAACACCATAGGCGTAGGCGTAAATCGTGAAGGCTCATTTGCAGAATACCTGGTTATCCCAGCGTATAACGCGTTTAAGATCCCCGATAACATTTCTGACGAGCTGGCCTCTATCTTTGACCCATTTGGTAATGCTGTGCACACAGCGCTGTCTTTTGACTTGGTTGGTGAAGATGTGTTGATCACAGGGGCAGGTCCGATTGGTATTATGGCTGCCGCCGTAGCTAAGCATGTGGGCGCACGTCATGTGGTGATCACTGATGTCAACGAGTACCGCCTGGATCTGGCACGTAAGATGGGCGCGACACGCGCTGTGAACGTTGCTGAAGAAAAGCTTGAAGATGTGATGAAAGAGCTGGGTATGACAGAAGGGTTTGATATCGGCCTGGAAATGTCGGGCGTGCCGGTGGCGTTCAACAGCATGCTGAACAACATGAACCACGGTGGTAAAATTGCCATGCTGGGCATTCCGCCAAGTGATATGGCTGTAGACTGGAATCAGGTTATTTTTAAAGGCTTAGTGATCAAAGGCATTTATGGTCGCGAGATGTTTGAAACCTGGTACAAGATGGCGAGTCTGATCCAGTCAGGCCTGAACCTGGAGCCCATTATTACCCATCAGTTCCACATTGATGAGTTCCAGCAGGGCTTTGATACCATGATCTCTGGTCAATCAGGTAAAGTGATCTTAAACTGGGACTAA
- a CDS encoding glycine C-acetyltransferase yields MRAAAFFSQLQQQIEEVKAEGLYKKERVITSQQQAEIAVSTGESVINFCANNYLGLANHPDLIAAAQRGLDDHGFGVASVRFICGTQDIHKTLEAKVSEFLQTEDTILYSSCFDANAGLFETILGPEDAIISDSLNHASIIDGVRLCKAKRFRYANNDMADLEKQLIAADEAGVKTKLIATDGVFSMDGVICNLSELCDLADKYDALVMVDDSHAVGFVGENGRGTPEYCGVMDRVDIITGTLGKALGGASGGYTSGKKEIVEWLRQRSRPYLFSNSLAPSIVTASIKVLDMMKEGQALRNKLWENAAHFRSKMEAAGFTCAGKDHAIIPVMLGDAKVASDMADRLLAEGIYVIGFSYPVVPKGQARIRTQISAAHTTEQLDKAIDAFIRIGKELGVI; encoded by the coding sequence ATGAGAGCAGCGGCATTTTTCAGCCAGCTTCAGCAACAGATTGAAGAAGTAAAAGCAGAGGGTTTATACAAAAAAGAGCGTGTGATCACCTCTCAGCAGCAAGCAGAAATCGCAGTATCAACCGGCGAAAGTGTTATCAACTTCTGTGCAAACAATTACTTAGGTCTTGCTAATCACCCTGACCTGATTGCGGCTGCTCAACGCGGCCTGGATGATCATGGCTTTGGTGTGGCGTCTGTGCGCTTTATCTGTGGTACTCAGGATATCCATAAAACTCTGGAAGCTAAAGTCAGCGAATTCCTGCAAACAGAAGATACCATTTTGTATTCTTCTTGTTTTGATGCCAACGCCGGCCTGTTTGAAACCATTTTGGGCCCAGAAGATGCGATTATCTCGGATTCTTTAAACCATGCGTCTATCATTGATGGGGTACGCTTGTGTAAGGCAAAGCGTTTCCGTTATGCCAACAATGACATGGCAGACCTGGAAAAGCAGCTGATCGCAGCGGACGAAGCCGGTGTAAAAACCAAGCTGATCGCAACCGACGGCGTATTCTCTATGGACGGGGTCATTTGTAATCTGTCTGAGCTATGCGATCTGGCGGATAAGTACGATGCCCTGGTTATGGTCGACGACTCGCATGCCGTGGGGTTTGTTGGTGAAAACGGCCGTGGAACACCAGAATACTGTGGCGTGATGGACCGGGTGGACATCATAACAGGCACACTAGGTAAAGCGCTGGGTGGTGCATCAGGTGGCTATACTTCTGGTAAAAAAGAAATTGTTGAGTGGCTGCGTCAACGCTCTCGTCCTTACCTGTTCTCAAACTCACTGGCACCGTCTATCGTCACGGCGTCCATCAAAGTGCTGGATATGATGAAAGAAGGCCAGGCGCTGCGTAACAAGCTGTGGGAAAATGCCGCGCACTTCCGTAGTAAAATGGAAGCCGCAGGCTTTACTTGTGCGGGTAAAGATCATGCCATCATCCCGGTCATGCTGGGCGATGCGAAAGTGGCCTCGGACATGGCAGATCGCTTACTGGCCGAAGGCATTTATGTTATTGGTTTCTCTTACCCGGTTGTACCGAAAGGTCAGGCGCGGATCCGTACTCAGATCTCTGCGGCACACACCACAGAGCAGCTGGACAAGGCGATTGATGCCTTTATCCGCATTGGTAAAGAATTGGGCGTGATTTAA
- a CDS encoding DUF2721 domain-containing protein — protein MTLTTPGLLFPAISLLLLAYTNRFLVLAQLIRELNAREGDQLRPLVVAQIDNLKKRIKLIRLMQVWGVIAFLLCTMSMFALFIDVALLGVVLFGASLCCLTLSLLLSLYEIHISCDAIEIELNNIEKKPIQD, from the coding sequence ATGACGCTCACCACACCGGGGTTACTATTTCCTGCCATTTCCTTATTATTGCTGGCTTACACCAATCGATTTTTAGTGCTGGCACAGCTGATCAGAGAGTTAAACGCCAGAGAAGGCGACCAGCTCAGGCCCTTGGTTGTCGCCCAGATTGACAACCTCAAGAAGCGTATCAAGCTCATTCGTCTCATGCAGGTGTGGGGGGTCATCGCCTTTTTACTCTGCACTATGTCGATGTTTGCCTTATTCATCGACGTAGCACTATTAGGGGTCGTTTTGTTTGGCGCCAGCCTCTGCTGCCTGACACTTTCATTATTGCTTTCCTTGTACGAGATACATATTTCCTGTGATGCCATAGAGATTGAACTTAACAATATTGAAAAAAAGCCAATACAAGATTAA
- a CDS encoding chorismate--pyruvate lyase family protein, producing MLSWRGYYLNRITDLFNLPNLLRSSWEPLTRHQDIPDALRPLLCETGSLTALLRKQCRILHVEVLNEQRRQLDGEVQAILGCDSALCREVVLYCDDIPVVYGQSWLPDSAALLGLNNIGNTPLGERLFDQQAWQRGAIEVAMLDKTMLPSCFPLKETSNGDLCYARRSVFTRQNSKVLVCEIFLNGVKV from the coding sequence TTGCTATCATGGCGCGGTTATTACCTGAATCGAATTACTGACTTGTTTAATCTGCCAAATTTATTGCGATCAAGCTGGGAACCTCTGACCCGGCACCAGGACATTCCGGACGCCCTGCGCCCACTGTTGTGTGAAACTGGCTCTCTGACGGCTTTGCTGCGTAAGCAATGCCGTATCTTGCATGTAGAGGTGCTCAACGAGCAGAGGCGTCAGCTTGATGGCGAAGTGCAGGCAATTCTTGGTTGCGACAGCGCTCTGTGTCGAGAAGTCGTGCTATATTGTGATGATATTCCGGTGGTTTATGGCCAGAGCTGGCTTCCGGACAGTGCTGCGCTATTAGGACTCAATAATATCGGCAACACGCCACTGGGGGAGCGTTTATTTGACCAGCAGGCCTGGCAACGCGGTGCAATAGAGGTTGCGATGCTGGATAAAACAATGCTGCCCTCATGCTTCCCGTTGAAAGAGACATCGAACGGTGATCTTTGTTACGCAAGGCGCAGTGTCTTTACGCGTCAGAATAGCAAAGTACTGGTGTGCGAAATTTTCCTGAATGGAGTTAAGGTATGA
- the ubiA gene encoding 4-hydroxybenzoate octaprenyltransferase, translating into MKLSLLRFDHIAEYKQLMRVEKPIGTLLLMWPTLWSLWIASAGMPHWHLLLIFALGTFMMRSAGCVINDFADRKVDGAVKRTAQRPLARGAVSEGEALTLFALLIGASFLLVLLLNWQTILLSFGALALASVYPFMKRYTHLPQVVLGAAFSWGIPMAFMAVQETVPAIAWVLFIANLLWTVAYDTKYAMVDKDDDVVVGIKSTAILFGRWDRHVIAVLNLAFLACMAWVATQVTMSVWFWCGFTIAGLWLVKLQWQINDRSREKCFEAFLSNNYVGLAMFVGVVAGL; encoded by the coding sequence ATGAAGCTATCATTGCTTCGCTTTGATCATATAGCAGAATATAAGCAGCTAATGCGTGTTGAAAAACCCATCGGTACCTTGTTATTGATGTGGCCAACACTCTGGAGCTTATGGATTGCATCCGCTGGTATGCCGCACTGGCACTTACTCCTTATCTTTGCGCTGGGCACCTTCATGATGCGCAGTGCAGGCTGCGTGATCAATGATTTTGCCGATCGCAAAGTAGATGGCGCCGTTAAAAGAACTGCCCAACGCCCGCTGGCCAGGGGAGCCGTCAGCGAAGGGGAGGCACTCACTTTGTTCGCCTTGTTGATTGGGGCGTCTTTTTTACTGGTATTGTTGCTGAACTGGCAGACCATTTTACTGTCGTTTGGTGCTTTAGCACTGGCCAGTGTTTACCCTTTTATGAAGCGTTACACCCATTTACCTCAAGTTGTGTTGGGCGCTGCTTTTAGCTGGGGGATCCCTATGGCCTTTATGGCCGTTCAGGAAACCGTCCCTGCCATTGCCTGGGTGCTGTTTATTGCTAACCTGCTTTGGACTGTGGCCTACGACACAAAATATGCCATGGTAGATAAGGACGATGATGTTGTGGTTGGAATAAAGTCCACCGCTATTCTGTTTGGTCGTTGGGATAGACATGTCATTGCGGTGCTTAATCTGGCGTTCTTAGCCTGTATGGCCTGGGTCGCAACTCAAGTGACTATGTCTGTATGGTTCTGGTGTGGGTTTACCATTGCCGGACTGTGGTTGGTGAAACTGCAGTGGCAGATCAACGACAGAAGCAGAGAGAAGTGCTTTGAGGCCTTTCTGAGTAATAACTATGTTGGTTTAGCGATGTTCGTCGGAGTGGTTGCCGGCCTTTGA